From one Microcoleus sp. FACHB-831 genomic stretch:
- a CDS encoding CHAT domain-containing protein — protein MKKMQKQNIFLFENFVYFLAVFLCSGVAPVFAATPTQELVFQNPDLVQQGRTLYETGQFSSALAVWQQAQGEFEAKGDVVNRAMVLSNLSLTYQQLGQWKSAEKAIASSLELLKNSGTSTKESKLVLAQALNTQASLQLALHSAEKAVDTWQQAAEAYEKAGERVGSLRAKINQAQALRSLGLYRRSLETLQQVNQGFSAEPDSQTKAAAGHTLGNALRLVGNVDESRKVLEQSLTIAQRLQSSGDTANALLSLGNTSRAQRDTKAALAYYQQAAAIAASPTTKANSLLNQLSLLVETKQQAEAVALWPQIEALVANLPASRQSVDARINLAQSLMKLSDDPTLPIDNLKSKIQNPKLLAAQLLATAVEQARQLKDPRAESYALGGLGNVYEQSKQWSEAISLSSQALILAQSIDASDIAYKWQWQMGRLLKLQGKNKQAIAAYTQAVNSLQLLRTDLVAINSDVQFSFRESVEPVYRQLVSLLLQPDEGSQPSQENLIKARQTIESLQLAELDNFFRENCLTASPKQIDQVDRKAVAIYPIILEDRLETIVSQPDAPLRHYTTPISRTEIEKTVVQLRQLLVTRTNRNFLPVSQKVYNWLIKPIEADLEKSQIKTLVFVLDGPFLNVPMATLHDGKQYLVEKYGIALTPGLQLLDPKPLARQPLKALTAGLTEARQNFSALPQVAEELRTIKSEVPSKVLLDQQFTSIALQQAIQNTPFPVVHIATHGEFSSKAEDTFILTWDGKINVNQLDNLLRSREKKGTAIELLVLSACKTASGDKRAALGLAGVAIKAGARSTVASLWYVSDEATANLMTGFYRELGNTSVTKAEALRRAQQSLLQKPEYRHPYFWAPFVMVGNWL, from the coding sequence ATGAAAAAAATGCAAAAACAAAATATTTTTCTTTTTGAAAATTTTGTTTACTTTTTGGCTGTGTTTTTGTGTAGTGGAGTCGCTCCAGTTTTTGCTGCAACTCCAACTCAGGAATTAGTCTTCCAAAATCCTGATTTGGTGCAACAGGGTAGAACGTTGTATGAAACAGGGCAATTTTCCTCGGCGCTAGCTGTTTGGCAGCAGGCACAGGGGGAGTTTGAGGCTAAGGGGGATGTGGTAAATAGGGCTATGGTGCTGAGTAATTTGTCACTAACTTATCAACAGTTGGGACAGTGGAAATCGGCAGAGAAAGCGATCGCATCTAGTTTGGAACTCCTCAAAAATAGCGGGACAAGCACTAAGGAATCAAAACTCGTTTTGGCCCAAGCGCTTAACACCCAAGCAAGTCTGCAACTAGCACTGCATAGCGCCGAAAAAGCTGTAGATACATGGCAGCAGGCAGCGGAGGCATACGAAAAAGCAGGCGAGCGCGTTGGTTCGCTGCGGGCTAAAATCAACCAAGCTCAAGCCTTGCGATCGCTCGGACTTTATCGCCGCTCGTTAGAAACACTGCAACAGGTAAACCAGGGTTTCTCGGCGGAACCAGACTCCCAGACTAAAGCAGCAGCAGGGCATACGCTGGGCAATGCGTTGCGGTTAGTGGGCAACGTAGACGAATCGCGCAAAGTGTTGGAGCAGAGTTTAACGATCGCGCAAAGGTTGCAATCTTCTGGGGATACCGCTAATGCTCTCTTAAGCTTGGGTAACACCAGCCGCGCCCAAAGAGATACTAAAGCAGCATTAGCATATTATCAACAAGCAGCCGCGATCGCGGCTTCTCCAACTACCAAAGCAAACAGTCTTCTAAATCAACTCAGTCTGTTAGTAGAAACCAAGCAGCAGGCAGAAGCAGTGGCATTGTGGCCGCAAATAGAAGCGCTTGTTGCTAACTTACCTGCAAGTCGCCAATCTGTAGATGCGCGGATTAATCTAGCACAAAGTCTGATGAAATTATCAGACGATCCTACATTACCTATAGATAATCTAAAATCCAAAATCCAAAATCCAAAATTGTTAGCGGCGCAATTATTAGCAACCGCTGTTGAACAAGCTAGACAACTCAAAGATCCGAGAGCCGAATCATATGCACTTGGCGGACTGGGTAACGTATACGAACAAAGCAAGCAGTGGTCGGAGGCAATTTCTCTTAGCAGCCAAGCCTTGATTTTAGCCCAGTCAATAGATGCGTCAGACATAGCATATAAATGGCAGTGGCAGATGGGGAGATTGCTGAAACTACAGGGAAAAAATAAACAAGCGATCGCTGCTTACACTCAAGCAGTCAACAGCCTCCAGTTATTACGCACCGACCTAGTTGCCATTAATTCCGACGTGCAATTCTCCTTCCGAGAAAGTGTCGAACCCGTCTACCGTCAATTAGTAAGCTTGCTTTTACAACCAGATGAAGGTTCACAACCCAGCCAGGAAAACTTAATAAAAGCTCGTCAGACTATTGAATCCCTACAATTAGCCGAACTAGACAACTTCTTTCGCGAAAATTGTTTGACCGCTAGCCCCAAACAAATTGACCAAGTGGATCGCAAAGCAGTCGCGATCTATCCAATTATTTTAGAGGATAGGTTGGAAACGATCGTCTCCCAACCTGACGCCCCCTTGCGCCACTACACGACGCCAATCTCGCGAACCGAAATAGAAAAAACCGTCGTTCAGTTGCGCCAGTTGTTAGTAACCCGCACCAATCGCAACTTTTTACCCGTCTCCCAAAAAGTATATAACTGGTTAATTAAACCAATTGAGGCAGACCTAGAAAAGTCGCAAATAAAAACCCTAGTCTTTGTCCTCGATGGGCCATTTTTGAACGTGCCGATGGCGACGCTTCACGATGGAAAACAATATCTGGTGGAAAAATATGGCATTGCCCTCACGCCTGGATTGCAACTTTTAGACCCCAAACCGTTAGCACGCCAGCCCTTAAAAGCTCTAACCGCCGGACTAACCGAAGCACGTCAAAATTTCTCTGCACTGCCCCAAGTGGCTGAGGAATTGCGAACCATTAAATCCGAGGTTCCTAGTAAGGTTTTGTTAGACCAGCAATTTACTAGCATTGCCCTGCAACAAGCAATTCAAAATACTCCCTTTCCCGTCGTTCATATTGCCACTCACGGCGAGTTTAGTTCCAAAGCTGAGGATACGTTTATTCTGACTTGGGATGGTAAAATTAATGTCAATCAGTTAGATAATTTACTGCGAAGTCGAGAAAAAAAAGGCACTGCAATTGAGTTACTCGTGCTGAGTGCTTGTAAAACGGCGAGTGGAGATAAGCGGGCGGCTTTGGGGCTGGCAGGTGTAGCAATAAAGGCAGGGGCACGCAGTACGGTAGCCAGTCTTTGGTATGTAAGTGATGAAGCGACTGCAAACCTTATGACTGGCTTCTACCGCGAATTAGGCAATACTTCTGTAACCAAAGCCGAGGCGCTGCGTCGCGCTCAACAAAGTCTATTGCAAAAGCCTGAGTATAGGCATCCGTATTTTTGGGCACCCTTTGTTATGGTGGGAAATTGGCTATGA